One window of the Chryseotalea sp. WA131a genome contains the following:
- a CDS encoding serine hydrolase family protein has product MTNYLLVPGLGNSGPEHWQTYFQNSGDNFFRIEQQEWDAPTCKEWIETIDKKVLEFDFSTVVLIGHSLGCSSIAHWATKFKRKIKGALLVAPSDLEAPQYTFPSTGFTPIPIDKIDFKTVVVASADDIWVSLDRAKFFADNWGSEFINIGNAGHINVASGHTNWDEGMSILKRLG; this is encoded by the coding sequence ATGACTAACTATTTACTTGTTCCAGGACTTGGCAATTCGGGACCTGAACATTGGCAGACATACTTTCAGAATTCAGGTGACAACTTTTTTAGAATTGAACAACAAGAGTGGGACGCACCAACTTGTAAAGAATGGATTGAAACAATTGACAAGAAAGTTCTAGAGTTTGACTTTTCAACTGTTGTGCTTATCGGACACAGTTTAGGTTGCTCCTCCATTGCTCATTGGGCGACAAAATTTAAACGAAAAATTAAAGGTGCATTACTTGTTGCGCCAAGCGACCTTGAAGCCCCACAGTACACTTTTCCTTCGACTGGCTTTACTCCAATACCAATTGACAAAATAGATTTTAAGACTGTTGTTGTTGCTAGTGCAGACGACATTTGGGTTTCGTTAGACAGAGCTAAGTTTTTTGCAGACAATTGGGGAAGCGAATTTATCAATATCGGCAACGCTGGACATATTAACGTGGCTTCTGGACACACAAATTGGGACGAAGGAATGAGTATATTAAAAAGACTCGGCTGA
- a CDS encoding serine hydrolase, whose translation MRLLLGLIAVLICSTCNGQDLTKPSKKDLKKIDNLFKDFDKKDSPGYAIGISKGAETLYSKGYGSANLDYSIPISTNSSFDIASVSKQFTSACIALLIMDGKLNLETPVEDYVPELAKYADTIRIKHLIYNTSGIVDYPRLPRPDGHSWITFNYFDIDYCISVSLSRDTLAFKPGVKWDYCNVNFMLLTKVVEKVSGQSFRDFSRKRLFEPLGMNNTLINDDITEVIKNRITPYNKRTQEYVQAYRSMGINVKDEGNWIQHLRTSPHYGGSGVVTTIDDLLKWSENFCDKEIWRTRIL comes from the coding sequence ATGAGATTATTACTAGGACTGATAGCAGTATTGATTTGTTCGACTTGTAACGGACAAGATTTAACAAAACCCTCAAAGAAGGATTTAAAAAAGATTGACAATCTATTTAAGGACTTCGATAAAAAGGATTCTCCGGGTTATGCAATAGGAATATCTAAAGGAGCTGAGACTTTATACTCAAAAGGATATGGCTCGGCAAATCTCGACTACTCGATACCCATTTCAACCAACTCCTCCTTTGACATAGCTTCTGTCTCCAAACAATTTACTTCTGCCTGTATTGCTTTGCTAATAATGGACGGCAAATTGAATTTGGAGACTCCTGTAGAGGACTATGTACCAGAACTGGCTAAGTATGCTGACACAATTAGAATAAAACATCTCATTTATAACACGAGTGGAATCGTAGATTATCCAAGATTACCTCGTCCAGACGGTCATTCATGGATTACATTCAACTACTTCGACATAGACTATTGTATAAGCGTGTCATTATCGAGAGACACCCTTGCATTCAAACCAGGTGTCAAGTGGGACTATTGCAACGTAAACTTTATGCTGCTAACGAAAGTGGTTGAGAAAGTAAGTGGACAATCCTTCAGAGACTTCTCACGAAAACGACTTTTCGAGCCATTAGGAATGAATAATACTCTTATTAATGATGACATTACAGAGGTTATTAAAAATAGGATAACGCCATATAATAAAAGAACACAAGAATATGTTCAAGCATATCGTTCAATGGGCATAAATGTTAAAGACGAAGGAAATTGGATACAACATTTACGAACATCACCACATTATGGAGGCAGCGGAGTGGTTACAACCATTGACGACTTACTTAAATGGAGTGAGAACTTTTGTGACAAAGAAATTTGGAGGACAAGAATTTTATGA